GGTACCCAGGGCTATAGGGATATGGAGAGGCATTCAGCCTACGAGTAATTGGTTCGACTAACAAGGGTCAGCCCAATTTCAAACGCCAGATGGATCGGCTGCTGATTTCATTCGACTTTTTGACATAGTTTTCACTCACTACTTGTCTTCGAACATTTTCCGCTTGAGCAGATAACCAGCTCCACATAGTGTTGCTACCGTCTGCACAATACCAAAGCCAGGTTGCTCCGTAACTGTATTCTCGTCTTGGTCTGGGCCGGAATTCGAGTCCCCCGTTCGTTCAGTCTCACTTGAGGTTGAATCATCAGTTTCCTCATCCTGAGTTGCGTCGCCCTCTACTACAGTCACGGTCGACTCTGCTTGGACTCCGTTGACGCTAGCCACGTATTCTCCCGGCTCGTCAAAGGTATAGTCTAATCTCACTGCCTCGGTGCTTTGGCCTGCAACGGACCGAAAATATGCCGGCGCAAGGTGGTGTGAAAAGGTCACCTAATACTACGTCGGTGGCACCCAGACATCCTGTAGAATTTCGTGAGCTTCCGCCATAACACGAGCACGGCGCTCGTTGTTCGCGTTTCGCGCCTCTCGAAGCATCTGCAACACGTGGTCGATTTGGTCTTGATTCTCTTGGGGCGCGGACTGGATCTCTTCGAGTTCTTCAATCGCCACGAGGAAGCACGAATCACGAAGCGTCATTCCGGGCCCTGCACTGTCCGGTTCATCGTATCCAGCAGATCCGGGTTGAGCGCTCCCCTCTCGCGTCATATCGATCGCCTCTGCCAGATGCTTATTGTTCGTAACGCCATCACCGTTGACGTAATCCATATCTCATAGTTGCTATGCAGAGTAGTTAACGCTTGGTGAGAATAAACACAGAAGGACAACAAAGAATCTTGACCTGAAGTGACACCAAGATCGTATTTGTTATCGTGCTTGGTTCGTGGCCTCTGTGATAACATCGACTAGTACGGTATCGTCAACCTTCGGTCCTCAACATCAAACGTTTCACTTTCACCCAGCTCGCGGAACCATTAAAAACCGTGAATGAGATATGATTTCTATGAGTGATGATTCGAACGACTCCAACGATGAAGGCCGGAAACTTTCCGAATCACGGGAAGCGCTCAGCGGAGAATTAACAGGGAACGCAGAACGAATCGAAAAATCTGAATCCCGCGACGGCGGAGACAAACCATCAATCGAAGAGGTAGGTTTCGGACACATTCCAACGAAAGTCCAAGAACAAGCCTCGAAAAAAAGCGACGCCAACGAAGACTAACCCGGGGCCTCTAAATGGTGGTTTTCGATCCGGAATACCTTCTGCTCGCGCTCATACTCATCGTTCCCGGGTTCATCGCAGCATTCATCGGAGTGACTCTCGGAGTCGTCGAGCAACGAATCTCGAATGCGAAATGGGTGATCGTAAGCCTCGTCTCCAGCTTAGTTATCCTCTCCGGATTTCTTAGAATCGCTCAGCTCCTCGGTGACTCGATCACATCCCCAGAGTCAGTCGTTTACGTGTTTTTCACACCAGAGTTCCAGATCACTCGAATTCTAATTCTTCTAGCGCTCTCGGTTACGCTGGGACTCATATACGCAGCAGTGCTTGCTCGGAACTTCCACGTGTGGTTGCGGGGATTGATTTGGATGGGGACGGATCGGAAGCGGAATCCGTGGCAGCCGTGGGAAGGGACAATGAAAGACGCTCACTTGGTGCAAGTCATTACACAGGACGATGAGCTTGTAGCGGGGGAATTAGCTGAGTACAGTCGAGCTGGTAGAGATCGGCAGCTTGTACTTCGAGATGTTGCTTGGTTCAAGGATAATCAGGATAACCCCCAGAATCCAGAATCTAAAGAAGTTAAAGAGGTGTTTTTTGATGATGAGATCAAGCAGGTGTCGATACTAATGACGGAAAATGGGGCTGAGAAAATGGCAGCAGAAACGGATCAGAAAGAAGAGGACGATAACGGCGGTTCAGAGGCTGTTGAGCGTAGGAACGAGGAGTAATCTCGGGACCAACGGCCCTGTTATAACCGGGGGTATCACCTACGATGAGGTAGGCGTCACTGGAGCAATGATCCCTCATTGAATGGGAATGAGACTCCCGATGACGCGGATAGCGTCGTTGTGCAGCGTTAGAAGCCCGCCGCACCATCCCTTCTAGGTAAGCCGCAGTCCGAATGGACACGCACCCGGATAGATTCCGCGAGGATACGGGGATGGGGGGCCGAAACCCACACTGGCTATACGGTGTAGGAAAAATGGAAGCCCGCCGATGGCCACACGTAAGAACACGTCTCTGTAACGAAAAGAAGGTTCAAATCCTTCCACCGCACTATATAAGACTGACCCGAGCACACCGAGTTTGTCAACCAGCGTTCCCGGTTGCATCACGGATCCCTGTTTTCACGCGCGCTTCAACCCCCGGAAACGCTGGTAAGCACGCGCGAGACTCCCTCAACTATCCGGTTGAGATGAGGTATTAAACCAAACCAACAGCTACTTCGACATAACAGAAGTGCCCCGCCCGCGGTCCGGGCGGACGCGAGACGAACGACACACGACCAACAGAATCGACGAACGAAACCAATGACAACAGAAACAATCAGCATCGAACTCAACCGCGACGAAGTCATAGAAAAATACCAAGATGAGGTGCTCTCCGCTTCCAAATACAAGGTCGAAACCCGGGGGAGCTACGCGAGTCGGGGAGTTCGATCCGGTGGCGAAGAAGCGCAGAACTGAGGGAGACCAGGACTGACAGTACAATCTTTAGACTGAGGGTACGACTATTTTATTGAAGCAAATGGCTCAGTATAACTGAATACCTAGTGTATCAGCGCTGTCTGTAGAACTTAAGGTAGCTGATCAACCTGTTTTTCCTAAGCAATTTTACGTGAGCTAGCATCATATTCAACCAATCCCGGTTGACTTACTCTCAAAATAACTACCCAGACTGCATCTGTTCTAACACAATCTCTCAGTACGCAACATCAAACTCATAGAACGTCTGTAGAATATCGAAAAGAATCATAATGGACATTCCCCATTGGGAATTGCGATATGGGAGATGACCGTGAGAAATCTTGTTTCGTACATTCTGCCCCGATAAATCCGCGTACCAGTATTTCATATACGCTATCCAGTCTTCGTCGACATCGTCTTCAATCTGATAAAGCAAACCACTAAGCGATCTCCTCTTCAATTCGCCAGTCTCAGAATTGAGTTGGAGTATGCTTTTATTATTTCGAGACATTAATTTTCTTAGAACAGCTTCTAATTGTGGCATTCCGATGTGGGTTGCCGCAACTGGGTTATGGTCAAATAGATGAATAATGAAGTCAGTCAGGTATGCGAGATTATCGCTAGATAACTCGTCCCGTCTGTTGAACAGAAGGAAGAAATCGCCTTCATAAATGAGCCCTCGGTTTTGCAACCGATAATATACTGACTGACGGAGATTCTGTGTCATCTGGACCATTCCGCCATAACTCTGTGGGCGGTCCCCACTTGCCTCATCCTGCGAGTAAGACCCACCCTCTCGTGTAATCGTTCGAGTTTGAATTATATTAGTGATACTTCCTGCAGAGATGTCTCTAGCAGTTTCGATACTTGGTTTGAAGACGTCGTGATTGATGAGCCAGAGTATCGCACCAACTGTGTTTGACTCGGATTTACGCTTTTGAAATCTGTCAATGATCTCTTCTATGGCTTCGTCAAGTTCAGATATATCTTCTTCAGATGGCTCGTAGGCGAGTTCAGCCATTTGATTAATATTCTTTTTGTTACCATCGAGATATTCATGTTCCCATTCTACCCGCTGCGGATCATCAATCCATTCGATACACTCTATAATTGCTTCATGAGCGA
This DNA window, taken from Halobellus sp. LT62, encodes the following:
- a CDS encoding PGF-CTERM sorting domain-containing protein; protein product: MTFSHHLAPAYFRSVAGQSTEAVRLDYTFDEPGEYVASVNGVQAESTVTVVEGDATQDEETDDSTSSETERTGDSNSGPDQDENTVTEQPGFGIVQTVATLCGAGYLLKRKMFEDK
- a CDS encoding DUF6338 family protein translates to MVVFDPEYLLLALILIVPGFIAAFIGVTLGVVEQRISNAKWVIVSLVSSLVILSGFLRIAQLLGDSITSPESVVYVFFTPEFQITRILILLALSVTLGLIYAAVLARNFHVWLRGLIWMGTDRKRNPWQPWEGTMKDAHLVQVITQDDELVAGELAEYSRAGRDRQLVLRDVAWFKDNQDNPQNPESKEVKEVFFDDEIKQVSILMTENGAEKMAAETDQKEEDDNGGSEAVERRNEE